One Vigna unguiculata cultivar IT97K-499-35 chromosome 7, ASM411807v1, whole genome shotgun sequence genomic region harbors:
- the LOC114192511 gene encoding protein N-terminal glutamine amidohydrolase, giving the protein MATSTMDVLHFQHTPFYCEENVYLLCKKLCSDGVAKAEGSDLFVVFISNEKKQIPLWNQKASKRADGVILWDYHVICIQIKQGNVPPLVWDLDSTLPFPSPLPLYVSETIRPSFQLFSDYNRLFRVVHAPLFLRSFASDRRHMKDSGGKWIEEPPPHEPIIAEDGTVHNLNEYINISVADAITDVSISSVKDVIFTQKNGVVIKDNQLEEFICQLSSLE; this is encoded by the exons ATGGCAACGTCAACTATGGATGTTCTTCATTTCCAGCACACCCCTTTTTACTG TGAGGAGAATGTATACTTGCTTTGCAAGAAGCTGTGCAGTGATGGAGTAGCAAAAGCTGAGGGATCTGATCTTTTTGTTGTCTTCATTTCCAATGAAAAGAAACAG ATCCCACTATGGAATCAAAAGGCTAGCAAAAGAGCTGATGGGGTGATTCTATGGGATTATCATGTAATTTGCATTCAG ATAAAACAAGGAAATGTCCCTCCACTAGTATGGGACTTAGATTCAACCCTTCCTTTTCCTTCACCTCTACCCTTATACGTGTCTGAAACTATACGACCGtcttttcaacttttttctGATTATAACAG ATTATTCAGAGTTGTGCACGCTCCACTATTTCTTCGTAGTTTTGCATCTGATAGAAGACATATGAAAGATTCTGGTGGAAAGTGGATTGAAGAACCTCCTCCACATGAGCCTATAATTGCAGAAG ATGGAACAGTGCACAACCTGAATGAATACATTAACATATCTGTTGCTGATGCTATTACCGATGTTTCTATCAGTTCAGTGAAAGATGTAATTTTTACCCAGAAAAATGGTGTGGTGATAAAGGATAATCAGCTTGAGGAATTCATTTGTCAGTTATCTTCTTTAGAATAG
- the LOC114192510 gene encoding LEAF RUST 10 DISEASE-RESISTANCE LOCUS RECEPTOR-LIKE PROTEIN KINASE-like 2.1, which yields MKNQEPFQTLFFFFSTLLLLSFSSAQGKCPPSFLCGNLGTMYFPYTDTKHPHCGLLVMHGCDDRDPDAVKTIKNNGEWFFITRDPNTNALVFRDDELRTYLLTRSCGVFEKNYTSLDTPSPFLSLHFTTATLFICNRTLNINPPSSAFYKSTICPKEDIFYGTSNVDESFSYYSEELHGSYFEQCSMVRLPIRDAELVPNSNGSLFDYVSADIPVKIEVSDECSSCYRLRRGQCQLDSQGKFLCIQEKTSRKVKIVVVATSAAGALGILMVLACILRRYYFHKKNPTYIMIENFLKQHGHLSAKRYSYLEVKKMTNSFRSKLGQGGFGSVYKGRLQNGSLVAVKVLSKSKGDGEEFINEVASISMTSHVNIVSLLGFCLEGSKRFLIYEYMPNGSLEKFIYEEKDPLRFKLTMNCITMYNIAIGVARGLEYLHKGCNTKILHFDIKPHNILLDEFFCPEISDFGLAKICPREKSIVSMIVARGTIGYIAPELFCRNFGGVSHKSDVYSYGMMVLEMLGARENNNRGVDLSSENYFPHWIYNHLESDQDLQFRSTKNRNDEEMVRKMTIVSLWCIQTDPSNRPAMSKVVEMMEGSISSVQIPPKSFLYSSWVPQSQSSDSS from the exons ATGAAGAATCAAGAACCTTTTCAaaccctcttcttcttcttctccaccCTATTGCTGCTTTCTTTCTCCTCTGCACAGGGAAAATGCCCACCATCATTTCTTTGTGGGAACCTGGGCACCATGTATTTCCCTTACACTGACACGAAACATCCTCATTGTGGGTTGTTGGTGATGCATGGCTGCGATGACCGTGACCCAGATGCGGTTAAAACGATTAAGAACAATGGAGAATGGTTTTTCATCACACGTGATCCAAACACAAACGCCCTTGTGTTCAGAGATGATGAACTTCGCACCTACTTGCTGACACGAAGCTGTGGGGTGTTCGAGAAAAACTACACCAGTTTGGACACCCCTTCTCCTTTCCTTTCACTTCACTTTACCACTGCTACTCTATTCATATGCAACCGCACCCTCAACATCAATCCTCCTTCTTCAGCATTTTATAAATCTACAATATGCCCGAAGGAGGACATCTTCTATGGCACATCTAATGTTGATGAGTCCTTCAGTTACTATTCCGAAGAGCTTCATGGTTCTTATTTTGAACAGTGTTCAATGGTTAGACTTCCAATAAGAGATGCAGAGCTTGTACCTAACTCGAATGGAAGCCTCTTTGACTATGTATCAGCTGATATTCCGGTTAAAATAGAAGTGTCTGATGAGTGTTCTTCTTGTTACCGTCTTAGACGAGGCCAGTGTCAACTTGACAGCCAAGGGAAGTTCTTATGTATACAAG AGAAAACTAGTAGAAAGGTGAAGATAGTGGTAGTAG CTACATCAGCTGCTGGAGCATTGGGAATTTTGATGGTGTTGGCTTGCATCTTACGAAGATACTATTTCCACAAGAAGAACCCCACTTACATAATGATTGAGAACTTTCTGAAGCAACATGGACACCTTTCAGCCAAAAGGTACAGTTATTTGGAGGTAAAGAAAATGACCAACTCCTTCAGAAGCAAATTAGGCCAAGGAGGGTTTGGCAGTGTATACAAAGGGAGATTACAAAATGGAAGTCTTGTGGCAGTGAAGGTTTTAAGTAAGTCAAAAGGTGACGGAGAAGAATTCATCAATGAAGTTGCCAGTATTAGCATGACTTCTCATGTTAACATTGTCAGTTTACTGGGGTTTTGCTTGGAAGGCTCCAAAAGATTTCTCATATACGAGTACATGCCCAATGGATCCCTTGAAAAGTTCATATATGAAGAGAAAGATCCTTTAAGGTTTAAACTCACAATGAATTGCATAACAATGTACAATATTGCCATTGGTGTTGCTCGAGGACTGGAGTATTTGCACAAGGGTTGTAACACCAAAATCTTGCATTTTGACATAAAACCTCACAATATACTACTAGATGAGTTTTTTTGCCCCGAAATATCAGATTTTGGACTTGCTAAAATATGTCCTAGAGAAAAAAGTATTGTATCAATGATAGTTGCCAGAGGAACCATAGGATATATTGCTCCTGAATTGTTCTGCAGAAATTTTGGTGGAGTGTCACATAAATCAGATGTATACAGTTATGGAATGATGGTTTTGGAAATGCTTGGTGCTAGAGAGAATAATAATCGCGGAGTTGATCTTTCAAGTGAAAATTACTTTCCACATTGGATTTACAACCATCTTGAATCAGATCAAGATCTTCAATTTCGAAGCACCAAAAATCGAAATGATGAAGAAATGGTGAGAAAAATGACTATTGTAAGTTTGTGGTGCATACAAACCGACCCTTCAAATCGACCTGCAATGAGTAAAGTGGTGGAAATGATGGAAGGAAGCATTAGCTCTGTGCAAATTCCACCCAAATCTTTCCTTTATTCATCATGGGTTCCCCAATCCCAATCAAGTGATTCTTCATAG